The following are encoded together in the Daucus carota subsp. sativus chromosome 5, DH1 v3.0, whole genome shotgun sequence genome:
- the LOC108220533 gene encoding uncharacterized protein LOC108220533 has translation MASTKVQRIMTQPINLIFRFLQSKARIQIWLFEQKDLRIEGRIIGFDEYMNLVLDDAEEVSIKKKSRKSLGRILLKGDNITLMMNTGK, from the exons ATGGCGAGCACCAAAGTCCAGAGGATTATGACCCAACCTATT aatctgatttttagGTTTCTGCAAAGC AAAGCGCGCATTCAGATATGGCTTTTTGAGCAGAAGGATTTGAGGATCGAAGGCAGAATTATC GGGTTTGACGAGTACATGAATTTGGTCCTCGATGATGCTGAAGAAGTGAGTATCAAgaagaaaagcagaaaatcgCTTG GGAGGATTTTACTCAAAGGAGACAACATTACATTGATGATGAACAC GGGTAAATGA
- the LOC108218857 gene encoding uncharacterized protein LOC108218857, with product MLSIPTRFHLGGDVALFIEAESIAQPSQQYGGPFTQQSGQIATGGEYANYGGNYGGSFGGDYGGNHGQSDYGSMQGWSSSFFEGGYTYGGGGGSSNTGRFVVEEVVDEDDLSGRQPSPPREMPNKGAVVTLALEYEDEDEEYGSERAISSSDDSDWNLSQEEAAESEDFSEADSDEALEGNRSMQTQAVTMHEPRAPWFTSQDYEPVVVSNRDPLVSLAFDPAADDLNEGALFASKDILISAVKEAHIKTDRNFFVEKSSTSVYKVKCVVRDCNWKLRAAKKKTHGLFQITNCPEQHTCLLDRPTQDHRKISAKMIGCLVAPYVAQTPQLKVSNVITMVNDEYHHLISYMKAWRGKMAGMESTYGNWRTTYNELPRFLNVMASTNPGSVVVVNVVPHHTDRGTSTFVRAFWCLKAMIDGWQYARPVISIDGTFLKGKYNGKLLVAVGVDSNNHQYPICFALVDEESTDNWSWFLRLLRKHVCRDRRGVCIISDRATGIVAAMNDENNGFTPPFGVHRFCLHHVRSNFSKKYPGIELKMYMWLAGNTPQMRKHDAYMKKIGDISEDAFRWLRAINPALWTISHDKGHARYGQATTNITESFNGNVRVARFLPVAAMLEFLFYKTVRTVNKERNAVQESMSEGHELCLRTRNKLEKISTKANGHRVETFNRGTGLFSVKTQRYRVKGVNKGGNTQVVDITNGTCTCGKWECHRLPCSHLIAGCNHNAINWKQWIGPFHYNSTLLKLWEPMIYPLPATGYWDIDLPVEWRMFGTVVPNEALRKKRKNRGQRGQSVRIRTEMDSSRTGSKCGRCKQEGHTRRSRKCPLYNTQPDV from the exons ATGTTAAGTATACCCACGAGATTTCACTTGGGGGGAGACGTAGCATTGTTTATTGAGGCTGAGAGTATTGCTCAGCCGAGCCAACAGTACGGAGGGCCATTTACACAACAATCCGGACAAATCGCTACAGGAGGAGAGTATGCAAATTATGGTGGAAACTACGGCGGGAGTTTTGGAGGGGATTATGGGGGGAACCATGGCCAAAGCGACTACGGGAGCATGCAAGGGTGGTCAAGTAGCTTCTTCGAGGGTGGCTACACCTACGGGGGTGGTGGCGGCTCTAGTAATACAGGTCGTTTTGTTGTTGAAGAGGTTGTAGACGAGGACGATTTGAGTGGAAGACAGCCATCACCACCTCGTGAAATGCCGAACAAAGGTGCAGTTGTTACTCTTGCACTTGAGTACGAAGACGAAGATGAGGAGTATGGCTCGGAAAGAGCCATAAGCAGCAGTGACGATTCGGATTGGAACTTGTCACAGGAGGAGGCTGCTGAATCAGAAGATTTTTCGGAGGCTGATTCAGACGAAGCCCTAGAAGGCAACAGGAGTATGCAAACACAGGCAGTGACTATGCATGAGCCTAGAGCTCCCTGGTTTACAAGCCAAGATTACGAGCCTGTCGTAGTTTCAAATAGGGACCCACTTGTGTCGCTTGCTTTTGATCCGGCCGCTGATGATTTAAACGAGGGAGCTCTATTTGCTAGCAAAGATATACTTATTTCTGCTGTCAAAGAGGCACATATAAAAACAGATCGGAACTTCTTCGTGGAGAAAAGCAGCACGTCCGTCTACAAAGTAAAGTGTGTGGTTCGAGACTGCAACTGGAAGCTAAGGGCGGCGAAGAAGAAGACCCACGGGCTTTTTCAAATAACAAATTGTCCAGAGCAGCACACATGCCTCCTAGATAGGCCGACGCAGGACCACCGAAAGATTTCTGCAAAAATGATTGGATGTTTGGTTGCTCCCTAC GTGGCCCAAACCCCTCAGTTGAAGGTGAGCAACGTCATAACAATGGTTAATGATGAATACCACCATTTGATAAGTTACATGAAAGCATGGAGGGGGAAGATGGCCGGCATGGAGAGCACTTATGGTAACTGGCGAACAACCTATAACGAGCTCCCTCGGTTCCTTAACGTCATGGCCAGTACAAATCCAGGAAGCGTGGTCGTGGTTAATGTGGTTCCACATCACACCGATAGGGGTACATCAACATTCGTTCGAGCATTTTGGTGCTTGAAAGCAATGATTGATGGTTGGCAGTATGCACGGCCAGTTATTTCCATTGATGGTACTTTCCTTAAGGGAAAGTATAATGGGAAATTGCTGGTAGCGGTGGGAGTAGACTCTAACAACCATCAATATCCCATCTGTTTTGCCTTGGTTGATGAGGAGAGCACGGACAACTGGTCTTGGTTTCTACGTCTTTTACGGAAGCATGTATGCCGAGATAGACGTGGCGTTTGCATTATTTCTGACCGTGCCACGGGGATCGTCGCTGCGATGAATGACGAAAACAATGGTTTCACCCCGCCTTTCGGAGTTCACAGATTCTGCCTCCACCATGTGAGGAGCAACTTCTCCAAGAAATACCCAGGAATTGAGCTTAAAATGTACATGTGGCTCGCCGGCAATACGCCACAGATGAGAAAACACGACGCCTACATGAAAAAGATTGGGGATATTTCGGAAGACGCCTTTAGGTGGCTGAGGGCCATAAATCCGGCCCTATGGACAATTTCTCATGACAAAGGCCACGCTCGTTACGGTCAGGCCACCACAAACATCACGGAGAGCTTTAATGGCAACGTGCGTGTGGCTCGCTTTCTACCGGTGGCCGCGATGCTTGAGTTCCTGTTTTATAAAACTGTTAGGACGGTCAACAAGGAGAGGAACGCAGTGCAGGAGAGCATGAGCGAAGGTCACGAACTTTGTCTGAGGACGAGAAATAAGTTGGAGAAGATTTCAACCAAGGCGAACGGGCACAGGGTGGAAACGTTTAACCGAGGAACTGGCTTGTTCTCCGTTAAGACACAAAGGTACAGGGTGAAAGGGGTGAATAAGGGAGGGAACACACAGGTGGTTGACATAACTAATGGTACATGTACTTGCGGGAAATGGGAATGCCACCGCCTGCCGTGTTCACATTTGATTGCTGGTTGCAACCATAATGCCATAAACTGGAAACAATGGATTGGCCCATTCCACTACAACTCCACTTTGTTAAAATTGTGGGAGCCAATGATTTATCCATTACCAGCAACTGGTTATTGGGATATTGACTTACCAGTGGAATGGAGAATGTTTGGAACTGTGGTACCGAACGAGGCAttgagaaagaaaaggaaaaaccGAGGACAAAGGGGCCAGTCCGTGAGAATACGAACGGAGATGGATAGTTCCCGTACAGGCTCCAAATGTGGTCGATGCAAGCAAGAGGGCCACACCAGACGCAGCCGGAAATGTCCATTGTACAATACTCAGCCCGATGTGTAA
- the LOC108222567 gene encoding glutamate receptor 2.1-like — MGLSNLFLYLLLFDTILLLLVSAKNETSRTPSKHPTVINVGLILDFNSSDGFVADSCISIALSDFYTENLHYATRLALVPKNSNDVLSAASAALELVNADQVEAIIGPQYYSQAKFVAEIGGKSQVPIISFSVTSSSFRLTRTPYFIQTTLPDSSQLKCVTSLVQQFGWSEIVVLYQNDAEGEPGNNFIPSLTDAFQQASIQLSYVISVSSSDSVSNIKKELKQLRGIQTRVFLVHVTSPDLASRIFSLANEVGMMSKGTAWIITDALSNSLSSLNAPTIELMEGVIGVRPYVPKSENLENFRIRWNKFLLLQQQPALTENISDVNLFCLRAYDTVWALATAVEKIQFPGINRSQEKSNASRDPITNMTISEAGPGLVKEILKTRFLGLSGEFKMRHGQLETPVLEIINIVGNGGNGDRTVGYWTPERGFSRKIASADEGDHGVVYSNQVDGVLKPIIWPGESTKKPKGWDVPGMGLKLRVGVPKKTGFTEFVDVQDIGNTKTYNVTGFSIDVFIAALDSLPFKIVPEFIPFVNDSGGSNGTYNDLVDKLSVTKNPEYEALVGDITIRAEREGTADFSLPYSESGVVKVVRAEPDRLKNMWIFLKPLSWDLWLTVVLSAISIGLVLHVLERRLNPQRQLGMLVLFPLAALAFPERNIVGNSWARFVLVVWLFMAYILMQSYTANLSSILTVGQLRPSTDTPSCAGYQEGSFVKEILTNWLKLSPANCYSYSSMEAYDRALSLGCKHGGVDAIYDEIPYIKLFLHKYGSKYKMAGATYSTGGFGFAFPTGSPLSKPISEAILNVMEKGTIQDIEKNYFGPGYTSQYAGEDLSRDSPSLTTYSFAGLFTITAFLTLLALICSECSFAISSYRSRNSINPAEDVPPKNEQDSEGVDEILEQEESHEQEVELTNANNDHGGG, encoded by the exons ATGGGGTTATCTAATCTGTTCCTTTATCTTTTACTCTTCGATACTATTCTTCTTCTCTTAGTTTCTGCTAAAAATGAAACAAGTAGAACACCATCGAAGCATCCTACTGTTATTAATGTTGGTTTAATTCTTGATTTTAATTCATCCGATGGTTTTGTGGCCGATTCTTGCATATCTATCGCACTCTCTGATTTCTACACCGAAAATCTGCATTACGCTACAAGATTGGCTTTAGTCCCTAAGAATTCCAATGATGTTCTATCTGCAGCTTCAGCAG CTTTGGAGTTGGTTAACGCGGACCAAGTGGAAGCAATTATTGGACCACAATACTACAGTCAAGCTAAATTTGTTGCAGAAATTGGAGGGAAGTCTCAGGTGCCGATCATCTCATTTTCTGTGACAAGCTCGTCGTTTCGGCTTACACGGACtccatattttattcaaaccacACTTCCGGATTCCTCTCAGTTAAAATGTGTCACTTCCCTTGTCCAGCAATTTGGATGGAGCGAGATTGTAGTGCTTTATCAAAATGATGCAGAAGGAGAGCCTGGCAACAATTTTATTCCGTCTCTGACCGACGCCTTTCAGCAAGCAAGTATTCAGCTTTCATATGTGATTTCAGTGTCATCTTCTGATAGCGTATCTAATATAAAGAAAGAGCTAAAACAATTAAGGGGTATACAAACTCGGGTATTCCTTGTTCATGTGACTTCTCCTGACCTTGCTTCTCGCATCTTTTCTCTTGCGAATGAGGTGGGAATGATGAGCAAAGGAACTGCATGGATCATCACTGATGCTTTATCCAATTCACTAAGCTCCTTGAATGCTCCAACTATTGAATTAATGGAAGGCGTTATAGGCGTAAGGCCTTATGTACCTAAGTCTGAAAATTTGGAGAATTTCAGAATCAGGTGGAATAAATttttgttactccagcaacAGCCTGCTCTCACTGAAAATATAAGCgatgttaatttattttgtctGCGGGCATACGACACAGTTTGGGCATTAGCCACAGCAGTAGAGAAGATCCAGTTCCCTGGAATAAACAGGAGCCAAGAAAAATCAAATGCATCGAGAGATCCCATCACAAATATGACAATCTCAGAGGCAGGCCCAGGACTTGTCAAAGAAATCTTGAAAACCAGATTCCTTGGATTAAGTGGTGAATTTAAGATGAGACACGGACAATTAGAAACTCCAGTTCTAGAGATAATCAATATAGTTGGGAACGGTGGAAACGGTGATAGAACTGTTGGCTACTGGACACCAGAAAGAGGTTTTAGTCGGAAAATAGCAAGTGCAGACGAGGGTGATCATGGTGTAGTTTATTCGAACCAGGTTGATGGCGTTCTTAAACCAATCATCTGGCCTGGAGAGTCTACAAAGAAGCCGAAAGGATGGGATGTACCAGGGATGGGCCTAAAGCTAAGGGTAGGGGTTCCAAAAAAAACAGGTTTTACAGAATTTGTGGATGTGCAAGATATTGGTAACACCAAGACATACAATGTCACTGGATTCAGCATAGACGTCTTTATAGCCGCTTTAGATTCGTTACCATTCAAGATTGTTCCTGAATTTATTCCTTTCGTGAATGACAGTGGTGGCAGCAACGGAACATACAATGATCTAGTCGACAAGCTAAGTGTCACTAAG AATCCGGAGTATGAGGCACTGGTCGGAGATATAACGATAAGGGCTGAGCGAGAAGGGACAGCTGATTTTTCACTTCCATACTCGGAATCTGGTGTAGTAAAAGTGGTAAGAGCTGAACCCGACAGGCTGAAAAACATGTGGATTTTCTTAAAGCCATTAAGTTGGGATCTCTGGCTCACAGTTGTTCTATCTGCTATCTCTATTGGACTTGTGCTCCACGTGTTGGAGCGCCGCTTGAATCCTCAACGCCAACTTGGCATGCTCGTTTTGTTTCCCTTGGCGGCTCTAGCATTTCCTGAAA GGAACATTGTGGGAAACAGTTGGGCAAGGTTTGTGCTAGTAGTATGGTTGTTCATGGCATACATACTAATGCAAAGTTACACAGCAAATCTGTCCTCAATATTAACGGTGGGTCAGCTAAGACCTTCCACAGATACTCCTTCTTGCGCAGGTTATCAAGAAGGTTCGTTTGTGAAAGAGATACTCACAAATTGGCTGAAACTGAGCCCCGCTAATTGCTACAGTTATTCAAGCATGGAGGCTTATGATAGGGCCCTTTCTCTTGGTTGCAAGCATGGAGGGGTCGACGCTATTTACGACGAGATTCCCTACATCAAACTATTCCTTCACAAATATGGTTCCAAGTATAAGATGGCCGGAGCTACTTATAGTACTGGTGGATTTGGCTTT GCATTTCCGACTGGGTCTCCTCTATCTAAGCCCATTTCAGAGGCAATACTAAACGTAATGGAAAAAGGAACAATTCAAGATATCGAGAAGAATTATTTTGGGCCGGGATACACCTCTCAGTACGCAGGAGAAGATTTATCACGAGACAGTCCGAGTTTGACTACATACAGTTTTGCAGGCCTTTTCACTATCACCGCATTTCTTACTCTGCTTGCACTAATTTGTTCTGAATGTTCATTCGCTATATCAAGTTATCGCAGCCGAAACTCTATTAATCCGGCTGAGGATGTTCCCCCTAAAAATGAACAAGATTCTGAGGGCGTCGATGAAATTTTAGAACAAGAAGAGAGCCACGAACAAGAAGTGGAACTCACAAATGCTAATAATGATCATGGTGGTGGATGA
- the LOC135152855 gene encoding uncharacterized protein LOC135152855: MISLSSSSLVASTNHLCNCGLRAEIRTCWNDDMMAQRFYCCGSRTANSCYYFKWIDDETLEDDVIITRLNNERLHLQDTLHAYETRVQELENAIMLERSRKMHKAMTSVVGLLCLLIALFVAFLVI; the protein is encoded by the exons ATGATATCATTGTCTTCAAGCTCTCTCGTTGCATCAACCAACCACCTCTGTAATTGTGGTTTGAGGGCTGAAATTCGAACTTGTTGGAATGATGATATGATGGCTCAGAGATTTTACTGCTGCGGTTCTCGAACT GCAAATAGCTGTTATTATTTCAAATGGATTGATGATGAGACTTTGGAGGACGATGTTATAATTACTCGATTGAATAATGAGCGTCTACATCTACAGGATACTCTTCACGCTTATGAGACAAGGGTGCAAGAACTCGAGAATGCAATTATGCTGGAGAGAAGCAGGAAGATGCATAAGGCAATGACTTCCGTAGTAGGATTACTTTGTTTACTGATCGCATTGTTTGTGGCTTTTCTCGTGATTTAA